In Flavobacterium hankyongi, the genomic window CAAAAAAAACAGAGATACTTATAGCGTATGCGAACAATTCTATTATTATTACAATATCTCTTAAATCAAACTTAAAAATCAAATACATTAACCCAATAAAAGGGCAAAAGGCAAACGTATACATTATTGAAGCCATAATAATGTGCGTTTTAGACATTGTATCTTCAAAAACTGTGGCGATTTTTTCATTCCCCATCATTAAAACACAACCCCTATTTTAGTTACTTGCTGAATACTATTGACCTGAGCAAAAATAATCGCCTTTGAGTCTTTTACTTTGAAACGTCGATCAGTTACAAATTTGGCTTCATGTTTTTCATGCAAAGCTGCAATATCTTCAACATAAATACCCACAGTAAATTTATTGAGTTTCCACTTCTTGTTTGTTATAGTAAGCAGTTTTATTTGATCGTTTTGCATTTCCATAACCAAACCATCATAATTGAAGGTAAAAACTGGTGCTTCTCCTTTTTCAAGAATTTCCTTGTCTAATGTGATTGCTTTACCTAAAAGAGCTTCTATTTTATCAGGATTGTACTTTTCACAAACTTTAATACTCTTATTTGTTTTCACATTTGTGAGCACTAATTCAGGCGTACTTTTTTGTTCATGACTAAAACTGAATAAAAAAGAAACTGAGAATAGACATATTATTAATTTGAGTAGTGTATTTTTCATTTGGAACTTTTTTAGAATCTAAAGTATAAAAAAAGCCCAACATTACTGTCAGGCTTTTTGCTTATTTTATAATTGTATTAGTCAGCCAATACAATTATTTTATTATCATTCATTTCGATAGTTCCTGAATTGATAGGCAACCAAAATGTTTGTTCATTTACTTTATTAAACTTTGCAGCAAATTCTTTAGCAATTTTAATATTAGAACCAACAATTTTCACATTCCCTTTTACTAATAATGACACTATAGGCGCGTGATTATTTAACATTTGGAACTCACCATTTACTCCTGGAACTGCTACTGAGGTAACTTCTCCTGAAAATAAAGTGGCTTCTGGTGACACGATTTCTACAATCATCTTTTATTTGCTTTAGCTTTAAGCTTTGGGCTTTAAGCAATTAAAATTATGCTTCAGTTAACATTTTTTGACCAGCTTCGATAACATCCTCGATAGTACCTTTCAAGTTGAAAGCTGCTTCTGGTAAGTGATCTAACTCACCATCAATAATCATGTTAAATCCTTTAATAGTATCTTTAATATCTA contains:
- a CDS encoding F0F1 ATP synthase subunit epsilon, producing MIVEIVSPEATLFSGEVTSVAVPGVNGEFQMLNNHAPIVSLLVKGNVKIVGSNIKIAKEFAAKFNKVNEQTFWLPINSGTIEMNDNKIIVLAD